The following are from one region of the Sandaracinus amylolyticus genome:
- a CDS encoding chloride channel protein translates to MALPRPTALVDRRVAAITALSVVLALVAAVIAQALQALIALITNLAFHQRVSLDPSSPADHALGAWVIVVPIVGGVIVGLMARYGSRAIRGHGIPEAMEQVLANESRIPLRMTFLKPLSAAIAIGTGGPFGAEGPIIATGGALGSVLGQLVRVTPDERKTLLAAGAAAGMTATFGTPVSAVLLAIELLLFEYRARSVIPVAIATSTAAAARIALVGAAPVFAMHDVAAPGAEALCAYVLLGALLGLASVAITRALYAIEDGFERLPVHWMWWPAIGAVAVGAIGWLAPRTLGVGYENIEQMLDGELAGRALVVLCIAKLVSWSISLGSGTSGGTLAPLFTIGGAMGALLASIASSALPGAAIDPRVGALVGMAAMFAGASRALLASAVFAFETTQQPMVLLPLIGGCAAAYFVSCLAMPNSIMTEKLARRGLRVPAEYAADVLARVLVRERMSTSVVTLAAERALADVRAWLATGSADAQHQGFPVIDAGGELIGVVTRRDLVGGECSEDATIGSLVHRTPIVVTPDRTLRDVADDMIEHDVGRVVVVERARPRHVVGILTRGDLLRAYELRIAAERHAHVARPLRARS, encoded by the coding sequence ATGGCGCTGCCGCGCCCGACCGCGCTCGTCGATCGGCGCGTCGCGGCGATCACCGCGCTCTCGGTCGTGCTCGCGCTCGTGGCCGCGGTGATCGCGCAGGCGCTGCAGGCGTTGATCGCGCTGATCACGAACCTCGCGTTCCACCAGCGGGTCTCGCTCGATCCCTCGTCGCCCGCCGACCACGCGCTCGGCGCATGGGTGATCGTCGTGCCGATCGTCGGCGGCGTGATCGTCGGGCTCATGGCGCGCTACGGCTCGCGTGCGATCCGCGGCCACGGCATCCCCGAGGCGATGGAGCAGGTGCTCGCGAACGAGAGCCGCATCCCGCTCCGCATGACCTTCCTCAAGCCGCTCTCCGCGGCGATCGCGATCGGCACCGGCGGGCCCTTCGGCGCGGAAGGACCGATCATCGCCACCGGCGGCGCGCTCGGCTCGGTGCTCGGGCAGCTCGTCCGCGTCACGCCCGACGAGCGCAAGACCCTGCTCGCCGCGGGCGCCGCCGCCGGCATGACCGCGACCTTCGGCACGCCGGTGTCCGCCGTGCTCCTCGCGATCGAGCTGCTCCTCTTCGAGTACCGCGCGCGCTCGGTGATCCCGGTCGCGATCGCGACGTCGACCGCCGCGGCCGCGCGCATCGCGCTGGTGGGCGCAGCGCCGGTGTTCGCGATGCACGACGTCGCGGCGCCGGGCGCGGAGGCGCTCTGCGCGTACGTGCTGCTCGGCGCGCTGCTCGGTCTCGCCTCGGTCGCGATCACCCGCGCGCTCTACGCCATCGAGGACGGCTTCGAGCGGCTCCCGGTGCACTGGATGTGGTGGCCGGCGATCGGTGCCGTCGCGGTGGGCGCGATCGGGTGGCTCGCGCCGCGCACGCTCGGCGTCGGCTACGAGAACATCGAGCAGATGCTCGACGGCGAGCTCGCGGGGCGCGCGCTCGTCGTGTTGTGCATCGCGAAGCTGGTGTCGTGGTCGATCTCGCTGGGCAGCGGGACCTCGGGCGGCACGCTCGCGCCGCTCTTCACGATCGGCGGTGCGATGGGCGCCCTCCTCGCATCGATCGCGTCGTCGGCGCTCCCCGGCGCGGCGATCGATCCGCGCGTCGGCGCGCTCGTCGGCATGGCCGCGATGTTCGCGGGAGCCTCGCGCGCGCTGCTCGCGTCGGCCGTGTTCGCGTTCGAGACGACGCAGCAGCCGATGGTCCTCCTGCCGCTGATCGGAGGATGCGCCGCGGCGTACTTCGTCTCGTGCCTCGCGATGCCGAACTCGATCATGACCGAGAAGCTCGCGCGTCGCGGTCTGCGCGTGCCCGCCGAGTACGCGGCCGACGTGCTCGCGCGCGTGCTGGTGCGCGAGCGCATGAGCACCTCCGTCGTCACCCTCGCCGCCGAGCGCGCGCTCGCCGACGTGCGCGCGTGGCTCGCGACCGGGAGCGCCGACGCGCAGCACCAGGGCTTCCCGGTGATCGACGCGGGCGGCGAGCTGATCGGCGTGGTCACCCGGCGCGATCTCGTCGGCGGCGAATGCTCCGAGGACGCGACGATCGGATCGCTCGTGCACCGCACGCCGATCGTGGTCACGCCCGATCGCACGCTGCGCGACGTCGCGGACGACATGATCGAGCACGACGTCGGGCGCGTCGTCGTCGTCGAGCGCGCCCGACCGCGCCACGTCGTCGGCATCCTCACGCGCGGCGATCTGCTCCGCGCGTACGAGCTGCGGATCGCGGCCGAGCGACACGCGCACGTCGCGCGCCCGCTGCGGGCGCGTTCCTGA
- a CDS encoding EVE domain-containing protein yields the protein MKLWLMKSEPDVFSIQDLARDRTTTWEGVRNYQARNSMRDDMKIGDLVLYYHSNASPSGVAGVARVVKEAYPDPTQFDPKNEYYDEGSPKDDPRWLMVDVEFVEAFDEVVSLERLKGDKALDGMLVIRKGQRLSVQPVEKKHFARVLKMAGAKTKI from the coding sequence ATGAAGCTGTGGCTGATGAAGAGCGAGCCCGACGTCTTCTCGATCCAGGATCTCGCGCGTGATCGCACGACCACGTGGGAGGGCGTCCGGAACTACCAGGCGCGCAACTCGATGCGCGACGACATGAAGATCGGCGACCTCGTCCTCTACTACCACTCGAACGCGAGCCCATCGGGCGTCGCGGGCGTGGCGCGCGTGGTGAAGGAGGCGTACCCGGATCCCACGCAGTTCGATCCGAAGAACGAGTACTACGACGAGGGCTCGCCGAAGGACGATCCCCGCTGGCTCATGGTCGACGTCGAGTTCGTCGAGGCGTTCGACGAGGTGGTGTCGCTCGAGCGGCTCAAGGGCGACAAGGCGCTCGACGGGATGCTGGTGATCCGGAAGGGGCAGCGGCTCTCGGTGCAGCCCGTCGAGAAGAAGCACTTCGCGCGCGTGCTGAAGATGGCGGGCGCGAAGACGAAGATCTGA
- a CDS encoding M14 family metallopeptidase has translation MSADDLAALADAIAPFLDDPPLRDDVDLALIGRYRGFGEIVTAIAALRDRGARVTVAGRSHEGAPVLRVEIGDPRASSGSLMIAGTHAMEWIGVEVALAILDAIASEPGDRRIVAFPVLNPDGYRRAERDLRSGKKMRYCRANARGVDLNRNWPTHWAPTGILPRMIPLLGSAGSHPASEPEIRAVLGAILEVKEAGHTRLERALSLHSFGAMLLLPYGGRWALPPEHPRLHAMAREVRRALRKRYRIRSVARWVPGFFANGMEVDHLLHEGMSPLLVECSRGGLSLFDPSSWVVPFRWYNPPRPARHVSELQHALLPFLGYGPAREE, from the coding sequence ATGAGCGCCGACGATCTCGCTGCGCTCGCCGACGCGATCGCGCCGTTCCTCGACGATCCACCGCTGCGCGACGACGTCGATCTCGCGCTGATCGGGCGCTATCGCGGCTTCGGCGAGATCGTCACCGCGATCGCCGCGCTGCGTGATCGCGGCGCGCGAGTGACCGTCGCGGGACGCTCGCACGAGGGCGCTCCGGTGCTGCGCGTGGAGATCGGCGATCCTCGCGCCAGCAGTGGCTCGCTCATGATCGCGGGCACGCACGCGATGGAGTGGATCGGCGTCGAGGTCGCGCTCGCGATCCTCGATGCGATCGCGAGCGAGCCGGGCGATCGCCGCATCGTCGCGTTCCCGGTGCTGAACCCCGACGGATATCGACGCGCGGAGCGCGATCTGCGCTCGGGCAAGAAGATGCGCTACTGCCGCGCGAACGCGCGCGGCGTCGATCTGAACCGCAACTGGCCCACGCACTGGGCGCCAACCGGGATCCTCCCGCGCATGATCCCGCTGCTCGGGAGCGCGGGCTCGCATCCCGCGTCGGAGCCCGAGATCCGCGCGGTGCTCGGCGCGATCCTCGAGGTGAAGGAGGCGGGCCACACCCGGCTCGAGCGCGCGCTCTCGCTGCACTCGTTCGGCGCGATGTTGCTGCTGCCCTACGGCGGACGATGGGCGCTGCCGCCCGAGCATCCGCGCCTCCACGCGATGGCGCGCGAGGTGCGGCGCGCGCTGCGCAAGCGCTACAGAATTCGTAGCGTCGCGCGGTGGGTGCCCGGCTTCTTCGCGAACGGCATGGAGGTCGATCACCTGCTGCACGAGGGGATGTCGCCGCTGCTGGTCGAGTGCTCGCGCGGAGGGCTCTCGCTCTTCGATCCCTCGAGCTGGGTCGTGCCGTTCCGCTGGTACAACCCGCCGCGCCCGGCGCGTCACGTGAGCGAGCTGCAGCACGCGTTGCTTCCGTTCCTCGGCTACGGGCCGGCGCGCGAGGAGTAG
- a CDS encoding aminopeptidase, with protein sequence MSATALSRITVSQLDLAAREVVGTALAVREREVVALFADATSVRMGDALARAVEARGAEPRMVWLDDLGPRPLLDLPGGIEGLLQGATASVFVASAPGPEITMRRALLAMLTAHRLRHAHMPGISHLAFVRGLRVDYDAVAGHGMRLLSRLMSSTRITVSSASGTRLRLATSSATRWMPQLGQLEPGRWGNLPAGALYAVPDSIDGVYVANAAVGPHATASTPVTLYIADGRVVRVSAEDDPVLEEMLRARIESGANRDRVGLVAIGCNYGIIEATGEAIVDQNLPGLHLALGDAAADVTGIGWSAAGSIPCCAAGTSVVVDGEAVVRSGVLVDPS encoded by the coding sequence ATGTCGGCGACGGCGCTCTCCCGGATCACCGTCTCGCAGCTCGATCTCGCGGCGCGCGAGGTCGTGGGCACCGCGCTCGCGGTGCGAGAGCGAGAGGTCGTCGCGCTCTTCGCCGACGCGACGTCGGTGCGCATGGGCGACGCGCTCGCGCGCGCGGTCGAGGCGCGCGGCGCCGAGCCGCGCATGGTGTGGCTCGACGATCTCGGTCCACGTCCGCTGCTCGATCTGCCGGGCGGCATCGAGGGCCTGCTGCAGGGCGCGACCGCGAGCGTGTTCGTCGCGAGCGCGCCCGGCCCCGAGATCACGATGCGCCGCGCGCTCCTCGCGATGCTCACCGCGCATCGACTGCGCCACGCGCACATGCCGGGCATCAGCCACCTCGCGTTCGTGCGCGGCCTGCGCGTCGACTACGACGCGGTCGCGGGCCACGGCATGCGCCTGCTCTCGCGACTGATGTCGTCGACGCGCATCACCGTCAGCTCCGCGAGCGGCACCCGACTGCGCCTCGCGACGTCGAGCGCGACGCGCTGGATGCCGCAGCTCGGACAGCTCGAGCCGGGGCGCTGGGGCAATCTCCCCGCGGGCGCGCTCTACGCGGTGCCCGACTCGATCGATGGCGTGTACGTCGCGAACGCGGCGGTCGGTCCGCACGCGACCGCGAGCACGCCGGTGACGCTCTACATCGCCGACGGGCGCGTGGTGCGGGTGAGCGCGGAGGACGATCCCGTGCTCGAGGAGATGCTGCGCGCGCGCATCGAGTCGGGCGCGAACCGCGATCGCGTCGGGCTCGTCGCGATCGGCTGCAACTACGGGATCATCGAGGCCACCGGCGAGGCGATCGTCGATCAGAACTTGCCGGGGCTGCATCTCGCGCTCGGCGACGCGGCGGCGGACGTGACCGGGATCGGCTGGAGCGCGGCGGGCTCGATCCCCTGCTGCGCGGCGGGCACCTCGGTGGTGGTCGACGGCGAGGCGGTGGTCCGGAGCGGCGTGCTGGTCGACCCGAGCTGA
- a CDS encoding TIGR04282 family arsenosugar biosynthesis glycosyltransferase codes for MRVAIFTRPPIPGRCKTRLARAIGDARAAELHAAFVIDTITHVRARDGLRPELHVTEDHPFFAPLCTRFDLPPPIVQVEGDLGARMSHALDLAPGPACVIGTDAPTLPHALIGAASIALGERDFVCTPASDGGYVLIGSASRAPSTFLADPRIRWSSRHALADTMRAAPSPFALTAPWYDVDEPADLALLTTHLTLDPRAAPATADLLLGQRRRTSTF; via the coding sequence ATGCGGGTCGCGATCTTCACGCGACCTCCGATCCCCGGTCGCTGCAAGACGCGCCTCGCGCGTGCGATCGGCGATGCGCGCGCCGCCGAGCTCCACGCCGCGTTCGTGATCGACACGATCACCCACGTGCGCGCGCGCGACGGCCTGCGCCCCGAGCTGCACGTCACCGAGGATCACCCGTTCTTCGCGCCGCTCTGCACACGCTTCGACCTGCCCCCGCCGATCGTGCAGGTCGAGGGTGATCTCGGCGCGCGCATGAGCCACGCGCTCGATCTCGCGCCCGGCCCGGCGTGTGTGATCGGCACCGACGCGCCCACGCTGCCGCACGCGCTGATCGGCGCTGCGAGCATCGCCCTCGGCGAGCGCGACTTCGTGTGCACGCCCGCGAGCGACGGCGGCTACGTGCTGATCGGCAGCGCATCGCGCGCGCCCTCGACGTTCCTCGCCGATCCGCGCATCCGCTGGTCCTCGCGCCACGCGCTCGCCGACACGATGCGCGCCGCGCCTTCACCGTTCGCGCTCACCGCGCCCTGGTACGACGTCGACGAGCCCGCCGATCTCGCGCTGCTCACGACCCACCTCACCCTCGATCCGCGCGCAGCGCCCGCCACCGCCGACCTGCTCCTCGGCCAGAGACGGCGAACATCCACGTTTTGA
- a CDS encoding Crp/Fnr family transcriptional regulator, translating to MGEGDALFARFGRTFEPGEVLFREDEPGNTMFVIQQGQVRITKATRDGTKTLAILGPGEFFGEMAILNSKPRNATAEALSPLRCLVIDARTFGQMVVSNAEIAVRMITKLARRLDSANALIEVLMHRDPKARVILGLSRQAEMIGEERDDGSVWVPITRTDLAAEIGLSEEETEDVLVRLRRLRIVEGGDDGFAVGDVQRLQEFLEFLEMRERFGDGA from the coding sequence ATGGGCGAGGGCGACGCGCTCTTCGCGCGGTTCGGCCGCACCTTCGAGCCGGGAGAGGTGCTGTTCCGCGAGGACGAGCCCGGCAACACGATGTTCGTGATCCAGCAGGGTCAGGTCCGGATCACCAAGGCCACCCGCGACGGCACGAAGACGCTCGCGATCCTCGGGCCCGGAGAGTTCTTCGGCGAGATGGCGATCCTCAACTCGAAGCCGCGCAACGCCACCGCAGAGGCGCTCTCGCCGCTGCGCTGCCTGGTGATCGACGCGCGCACCTTCGGGCAGATGGTCGTCAGCAACGCCGAGATCGCGGTCCGGATGATCACGAAGCTCGCGCGGCGGCTCGACTCGGCGAACGCGCTGATCGAGGTGCTGATGCACCGCGACCCGAAGGCGCGCGTGATCCTCGGTCTCTCGCGCCAGGCGGAGATGATCGGCGAGGAGCGCGACGACGGGTCGGTCTGGGTGCCGATCACCCGCACCGATCTCGCGGCCGAGATCGGGCTCAGCGAAGAAGAGACGGAGGACGTTCTGGTGCGCTTGCGTCGTCTGCGGATCGTCGAAGGCGGAGACGACGGCTTCGCCGTCGGCGACGTCCAGCGCCTGCAGGAGTTCCTCGAGTTCCTCGAGATGCGCGAGCGCTTCGGGGACGGCGCCTGA
- a CDS encoding MBL fold metallo-hydrolase has protein sequence MELRVLGCHGGETPKHKTSSFLLDGKVAIDAGAVTSMLTLEEQHAIETVLVSHAHLDHVRDLATLADNRCQQGGPPLVIAGIPETLEVLKKHFFNDLLWPDFSKIPAGNSGMTIELRPLVPEETTELSGMRITPVLVHHTIDASGFVVETPSGALGYSGDTGPTTRFWEKLNETRDLRALLMEISFPDEHHKLAKVSGHHTPETLEAELRKLHDHRELPVLLYHIKPVFEQRVEKELARIHDRNLDICRLGDQFVL, from the coding sequence ATGGAACTGCGAGTCCTCGGCTGCCACGGCGGCGAGACGCCGAAGCACAAGACGTCGAGCTTCCTCCTCGACGGGAAGGTCGCGATCGACGCCGGCGCGGTGACCTCGATGCTCACGCTCGAGGAGCAGCACGCGATCGAGACGGTGCTCGTCAGCCACGCGCACCTCGATCACGTGCGCGACCTCGCGACGCTCGCCGACAACCGCTGCCAGCAGGGCGGACCGCCGCTGGTGATCGCGGGGATCCCCGAGACGCTCGAGGTGCTGAAGAAGCACTTCTTCAACGACCTCCTGTGGCCCGACTTCTCGAAGATCCCCGCGGGGAATTCGGGGATGACGATCGAGCTGCGCCCGCTCGTGCCCGAGGAGACCACCGAGCTCAGCGGGATGCGCATCACGCCGGTGCTGGTGCACCACACGATCGACGCGTCGGGCTTCGTCGTGGAGACGCCGAGCGGCGCGCTCGGCTACAGCGGCGACACCGGGCCGACCACGCGGTTCTGGGAGAAGCTCAACGAGACGCGCGACCTACGCGCGCTCTTGATGGAGATCTCGTTCCCCGACGAGCACCACAAGCTCGCGAAGGTGAGCGGGCACCACACGCCCGAGACGCTCGAGGCCGAGCTGCGCAAGCTGCACGATCACCGCGAGCTGCCGGTGCTGCTCTATCACATCAAGCCGGTCTTCGAGCAGCGCGTCGAGAAAGAGCTCGCGCGCATCCACGACCGCAACCTCGACATCTGCCGCCTCGGCGATCAGTTCGTCCTGTAG
- a CDS encoding peroxiredoxin, which yields MRLRMIEIVVIAAMLAACGGSQQASGGGGSTAEAAPRETPVPVGEAAPAFMLQDQTGRVRQLSEYRGNPVVLYFYPRDATPGCTAEACAFRDAWDRLQGTGAVVLGVSTDDVESHRRFHDEHQLPFELLADLDGRVAQQYGVPVQMGMTARMTFLIDDEGVVRHVWEDVDPGVHVDQVIAEIDELP from the coding sequence ATGCGGCTGCGGATGATCGAGATCGTGGTGATCGCGGCGATGCTCGCGGCGTGTGGTGGGTCGCAGCAAGCGAGCGGCGGGGGCGGGAGCACCGCCGAGGCCGCGCCGCGCGAGACGCCGGTGCCGGTCGGTGAGGCCGCGCCCGCGTTCATGCTGCAGGACCAGACGGGGCGGGTGCGGCAGCTCTCGGAGTACCGCGGCAACCCGGTGGTGCTCTACTTCTATCCGCGCGATGCGACGCCGGGCTGCACCGCGGAGGCGTGCGCGTTCCGCGATGCGTGGGATCGCCTGCAGGGCACCGGCGCGGTCGTGCTGGGCGTCTCGACCGACGACGTCGAGTCGCATCGTCGCTTCCACGACGAGCACCAGCTGCCCTTCGAGCTGCTCGCCGATCTCGATGGTCGCGTCGCGCAGCAGTACGGCGTGCCGGTGCAGATGGGCATGACCGCGCGGATGACGTTCCTGATCGACGACGAGGGCGTCGTCCGGCACGTGTGGGAGGACGTCGATCCGGGCGTGCACGTCGATCAAGTGATCGCGGAGATCGACGAGCTGCCGTGA